In the genome of Deinococcus sedimenti, one region contains:
- a CDS encoding aldose epimerase family protein, translating to MTTPTVHTRTWGHTPDGQPITQFTLTLPGGVQARLTDLGATLTSLRVPDRSGTPGEVVLGFDQPGPYLSRETAPFLGSTVGRFANRIAQARYALDGQEVHLTPSDGPHALHGGPRGFDLHLWHGHAEVVGEGAQVTFTRTSPHGEEGHPGTLHVQVTYHLTADPHPTLSIEYRATTDSPTHVNLTNHTYWNLSPEAHEGIHAHHLTLHADMFTPTHAGGIPTGTVQDVTGTPLDFRTPRPLGDALTDQPGGFDHNLLLRGQPGTLRPAATLHHPASGRTLDIHTTESALQLYTANFLNGQHTGHAGRVHAPQAAVCLETQHVPDSPNQPQFPPTRLDPGQTFTSRTVHTFRVN from the coding sequence ATGACCACGCCCACCGTCCACACCCGCACCTGGGGGCACACCCCGGATGGGCAGCCCATCACGCAGTTCACGCTGACGCTCCCCGGCGGCGTGCAGGCCCGCCTGACCGACCTGGGCGCCACCCTCACCAGCCTGCGCGTCCCCGACCGCAGCGGCACGCCGGGCGAGGTCGTGCTGGGCTTTGACCAGCCGGGGCCGTACCTGAGCCGCGAGACCGCCCCGTTCCTGGGCAGCACCGTGGGCCGCTTCGCGAACCGCATCGCGCAGGCCCGCTACGCCCTGGACGGGCAGGAGGTCCACCTGACCCCCAGCGACGGCCCGCACGCCCTGCACGGCGGCCCGCGCGGCTTCGACCTGCACCTCTGGCACGGACACGCCGAGGTGGTGGGGGAGGGCGCGCAGGTGACGTTCACCCGCACCAGCCCCCACGGCGAGGAGGGGCACCCCGGCACCCTGCACGTGCAGGTCACGTACCACCTGACCGCCGACCCCCACCCCACCCTGAGCATCGAGTACCGCGCCACCACCGACTCCCCCACGCACGTCAACCTGACGAACCACACCTACTGGAACCTCAGCCCGGAGGCGCACGAGGGCATCCACGCGCACCACCTCACCCTGCACGCCGACATGTTCACGCCCACCCACGCGGGCGGCATCCCCACCGGTACTGTGCAGGACGTCACCGGCACCCCCCTGGACTTCCGCACGCCCCGCCCCCTGGGCGACGCGCTGACCGATCAACCCGGCGGCTTCGACCACAACCTCCTCCTGCGCGGCCAGCCCGGCACCCTGCGCCCCGCCGCCACCCTGCACCACCCCGCCAGCGGCCGCACCCTGGACATCCACACCACCGAATCCGCCCTGCAGCTGTACACCGCCAACTTCCTGAACGGGCAGCACACCGGGCACGCGGGCCGCGTCCACGCGCCACAGGCCGCCGTGTGCCTCGAAACGCAACACGTCCCGGACTCACCCAACCAGCCTCAGTTCCCCCCCACCCGCCTCGACCCCGGCCAGACCTTCACGTCCCGCACCGTGCACACCTTCCGCGTGAACTGA
- the xylA gene encoding xylose isomerase: MPDFTPTPADKFTFGLWTVGNTGRDPFGEATRPVLKAPYLVEKLAALGAYGVNLHDNDLVPIDATAAQRDALVREFQQALSDHGLVVPMATTNLFSDPAFKDGAFTSADARVRAYALSKTMHAMDLGAELGADTYVLWGGREGTEVDAGGKLLDALGWFRDSLNYLAEYSESQGYGYRFALEPKPNEPRADIFLPTVGSALGFIATLDRPDLFGLNPEFAHETMAGLSFPHAVAQAIDAGKLFHIDLNDQKMGRFDQDLRFGAENPKGAFFLVKLLEESGYAGPKHFDAHALRTEDEAGVWAFARGCMRTYLILKDKVQRFAQDAEIQAALAAYRVQDAELEALTGTFSPANAGALKAHPFDRAALGTRGPGLEALDQLTMELLLGVR; this comes from the coding sequence ATGCCTGATTTCACCCCCACGCCCGCAGACAAGTTCACGTTCGGCCTCTGGACCGTCGGCAACACGGGCCGCGATCCCTTCGGTGAGGCGACCCGCCCGGTCCTGAAGGCGCCGTACCTCGTGGAGAAACTGGCGGCGCTGGGCGCGTACGGCGTGAACCTGCACGACAACGACCTCGTGCCGATCGACGCGACCGCCGCGCAGCGGGACGCCCTCGTGCGCGAGTTCCAGCAGGCGCTGTCGGATCACGGGCTGGTCGTGCCGATGGCGACCACGAACCTGTTCAGCGACCCGGCGTTCAAGGACGGCGCGTTCACGAGTGCCGACGCCCGCGTGCGCGCCTACGCGCTGAGCAAGACCATGCACGCCATGGACCTCGGCGCGGAACTGGGCGCGGACACGTACGTGCTGTGGGGCGGCCGCGAGGGGACCGAGGTGGACGCCGGAGGCAAACTGCTGGACGCGCTGGGCTGGTTCCGGGACAGCCTGAACTACCTGGCCGAGTACAGCGAGTCGCAGGGGTACGGGTACCGCTTCGCGCTGGAACCCAAACCGAACGAACCGCGCGCCGACATCTTCCTGCCCACCGTCGGCAGCGCGCTGGGCTTCATCGCCACGCTGGACCGCCCGGACCTGTTCGGCCTGAACCCGGAGTTCGCGCACGAGACCATGGCGGGCCTGAGCTTCCCGCACGCCGTCGCGCAGGCAATCGACGCCGGGAAGCTGTTCCACATCGACCTGAACGACCAGAAGATGGGCCGCTTCGACCAGGACCTGCGCTTCGGCGCGGAGAACCCCAAGGGCGCGTTCTTCCTCGTCAAGTTGCTGGAAGAGTCCGGGTACGCCGGGCCGAAACACTTCGACGCACACGCCCTGCGCACCGAGGACGAGGCCGGCGTGTGGGCGTTTGCACGCGGCTGCATGCGCACCTACCTGATCCTGAAAGACAAGGTGCAGCGCTTCGCGCAGGACGCCGAGATCCAGGCTGCCCTCGCCGCGTACCGCGTGCAGGACGCGGAACTGGAGGCCCTGACCGGCACCTTCAGCCCCGCGAACGCCGGGGCGCTGAAGGCCCACCCCTTTGACCGCGCCGCGCTGGGCACGCGCGGCCCCGGCCTGGAGGCGCTGGACCAGTTGACCATGGAACTCCTGCTCGGCGTCCGCTGA
- the xylB gene encoding xylulokinase, with product MTTPPTPVTLGLDVGTSGVKAVAVTASGDTLAESTHPYPLLTPRPGWTEQRPADWLAGVRAALRDLSTALEGRAQPLALGLSGQMHGLVPLDAHGGVLRPALLWNDQRTGAQVEQIEARVPRAELVARTGNRAVTGFQLPKILWLRDEEPDTFARLCHALIPKDYVGYALTGVMAAEPSDASGVGALNLARGAWDADVLGALDLPGDLFPQLVRSTDVVGTLTHEWAAATGLPEGLPVVAGGGDNAAAGIALGLSSARPDVGSVSLGTSGVIFSPLRDPTPDPEGRVHLFAHADGGYHLLGVTLSAAGSLEWLHAKLAPDTPIAALLEEAAQVPPGAGGVTFLPYLSGERSPLMNPHARAAFTGLSLAHGRAHLTRAVLEGSVAALADAYAVMQAIAPLNTLISTGGGARSDLWLGLASGALNLPVHPTSARPGAAHGTAILAMPAAGLHPNLTAAMDATRPDLHPPVPPVDMADALTAYAATRTALYGS from the coding sequence ATGACCACGCCCCCCACCCCCGTCACGCTGGGCCTCGACGTCGGCACCAGCGGCGTCAAGGCCGTCGCCGTCACCGCCAGCGGCGACACCCTGGCTGAGAGCACCCACCCCTACCCCCTCCTGACCCCCCGCCCCGGCTGGACCGAGCAGCGCCCCGCCGACTGGCTGGCGGGCGTGCGCGCCGCGCTGCGCGACCTGAGCACCGCGCTGGAGGGCCGCGCGCAGCCCCTGGCGCTGGGCCTCAGCGGACAGATGCACGGCCTCGTCCCACTGGACGCCCACGGCGGGGTGCTGCGGCCCGCGCTGTTGTGGAATGACCAGCGGACCGGCGCGCAGGTCGAGCAGATCGAGGCCCGCGTCCCCCGCGCCGAACTGGTCGCGCGGACCGGGAACCGCGCCGTGACCGGCTTCCAGCTGCCGAAGATCCTCTGGCTGCGGGACGAGGAACCCGACACCTTCGCCCGGCTATGCCACGCGCTGATTCCCAAGGATTACGTCGGGTACGCCCTGACCGGCGTGATGGCGGCCGAACCCAGCGACGCCAGCGGCGTCGGCGCGCTGAACCTCGCGCGCGGCGCGTGGGACGCCGACGTGCTGGGAGCGCTCGACCTGCCGGGCGACCTGTTCCCCCAGCTCGTGCGGTCCACCGACGTCGTCGGCACCCTGACCCACGAGTGGGCCGCCGCGACCGGCCTCCCCGAAGGACTCCCGGTCGTCGCGGGCGGCGGGGACAACGCCGCCGCCGGGATCGCCCTGGGCCTCTCCAGTGCCCGCCCTGACGTAGGCAGCGTCAGCCTGGGCACCAGCGGCGTGATCTTCAGCCCCCTGCGCGACCCCACCCCGGACCCGGAGGGCCGCGTGCACCTGTTCGCGCACGCCGACGGCGGGTACCACCTGCTCGGCGTGACCCTCTCCGCCGCCGGGTCCCTGGAATGGCTGCATGCGAAACTCGCACCCGACACGCCCATCGCCGCGCTGCTGGAGGAGGCCGCGCAGGTCCCGCCCGGCGCGGGCGGCGTGACGTTCCTGCCGTACCTGTCGGGCGAACGCAGCCCCCTGATGAACCCCCACGCCCGCGCGGCCTTCACCGGCCTGAGCCTCGCGCACGGCCGCGCGCACCTGACCCGCGCCGTGCTGGAAGGCAGCGTCGCCGCGCTCGCCGACGCGTACGCCGTCATGCAGGCCATCGCCCCGCTGAACACCCTGATCTCCACCGGGGGCGGCGCCCGCTCGGATCTGTGGCTGGGCCTCGCCAGCGGCGCCCTGAACCTCCCCGTCCACCCCACCAGCGCCCGCCCCGGCGCGGCCCACGGCACCGCGATCCTCGCCATGCCCGCCGCCGGACTCCACCCGAACCTGACGGCCGCCATGGACGCCACCCGTCCCGACCTCCACCCGCCCGTCCCGCCCGTGGACATGGCCGACGCCCTGACCGCCTACGCCGCCACCCGCACCGCCCTGTACGGAAGCTGA